CTGGCGGAGATGCAGGCAGGCAGAGTCGGGCCTGGGGAGGAGACCATGGACGCCTCGGCCTCCAGGGTCCGGCCCGCCGGGGTCCCCCCAGCTGGAGACGGGATCTGAGGACATGGGGGATCTGAGCCAACTGCCACCAGAACTGCTCCTGGCGGTGCTGAGCCACGTGCCGCCGCGCCCGCTGCTCGGGCGCTGGCGTCCCCTGGTGGACGCCCCGGCCCAGTGGCTGAAGATGCTGGCCCGGGACCACCGTGCCCTGTGGACTGTCCCGCAGCTGCCTGCCCCGCGCGGACCAGTAAGACGCAACCTGCTGTGCAAACCTGGGAGAGAAGAAAGCCTCCAGAAATCAATGGTGGTGCCGGATTTGGACGAACTGGCTGTGGAGGAAAACTGGGAGGTTATGCCTAGGACTCCTTTGCAGATCTGCTTCCGGTCTCCCTACAGGTGGTATCACAAGCAGCAGCAAGTGTtggacctggaggaggagggtttCCGGCCGGAACTTCTGGACAGTGTCAAGATTGAGGTTTGTTTCTCTGACTGGTGAACAGACCAGCAAGACATTAACTCTATACATCAGCTAACTATCCAACTTCAAGTTGCCAACCATGTTGTCCTGGGTCATTTCTCTTCTGTGCCTTTCCGCATCCAGCAGGGGAAAGACTGTCTTCTATCAGGTCAGCCATGTGTTCTCCAACCTCAAGACGGGCGTCTGCTTTGTGTCTCTTGAACGCTGGGTCCGTGAAAAGGAGTTCTGCTCCGAACATTATGGAATCTATCTGCCCGACTCCAGTGTGATTGTGCAGGGCCGTCTGTCCTAGTCAAAGGACTGTCCTTGCAAAACAACCTGACTGTGCCTTCCAGGAGCTGCGACCATTGGCGGGGACATCTCATTAATCAAGGGCTTGTAGCTCCCTGGCATCCTGGGATCTCCTGAGTCCACTCAAGGGTCTTATCAGGCCCTGTCTTCAGGTTCTGGAAGCTACTAGAAGAGTTCCTCCATCAGATTTAACTGCTGTTGTTTCTCTAAAGCAGTCCATGTTCTTCTGAGTGGAGACGCCCGGGGTAAGCATAGGGAAATGCTGAAATGGGAGCGgactcctcccccccacccccgaggcCCCTCTGGTTCAGCCCCAGTCCCCTCTGCCCTTGTCTCTGTTTCTGCTCAGGAGGTTTTATCAGTGCCATCCGGGAAGCCCTCTCCTCTGGTCTGAACTAGAACCTCATCCCTATGGCTGAGAAAATTCCCGCTCCCTTGGCTGGTGAACTTGACCTCCTGAGGCTTCAAGACTGGGAACAGGACTCACAGATGAAATTCAACTACCTCAAAAAATGTTTAGAGACATATGTTTCTGCCCACTCTGTAAAAAATGAAGTGGTCCCCTGAGCCCAACTGT
This portion of the Camelus ferus isolate YT-003-E chromosome 8, BCGSAC_Cfer_1.0, whole genome shotgun sequence genome encodes:
- the LOC106729557 gene encoding F-box only protein 27; the protein is MGDLSQLPPELLLAVLSHVPPRPLLGRWRPLVDAPAQWLKMLARDHRALWTVPQLPAPRGPVRRNLLCKPGREESLQKSMVVPDLDELAVEENWEVMPRTPLQICFRSPYRWYHKQQQVLDLEEEGFRPELLDSVKIEVCFSDW